TCACTGCCAATGGGACGACCACTCCTTGTATGATTCCTTATGTTACTTACCTCTTCTTCTTCTTTAATACTTGCATTCATCAATTCTATGTAATCTTCCATTTGTCCGCCTTCAAACAGCGCTTCGCCAAGTATCTTGTCTTTTACGCCATGTATGTGAGCCTTTGCGCTTGAGTAGGGATATTCTTCCGCTTTCTCCACGATCTTAGCCCGTACAGGGTTTTGTTCTATGTATCTCTGTATCTCGCCACAGCCCATAAATCTTTCTCTATATCCACTATGCACGAATGATACCTGCTCTCCCATAACCTGCCCGTTCACTTGTATGTCCTGTTGATGTATTGCGTATAGCAAAGGGTTATACCCTGCATCATCTTGTATAAAGACTCATTTTTTGTTGGCTTCGTCAACAAATGCACATGATTGCTCATAAGGCAGTAAGCGAGGATGGGCGTATCCCATTTATCTGAATATTTCTTGAGGAGTGATAGATACTTCTCTTTGTCTTCATCGTTTAAAA
The window above is part of the Deltaproteobacteria bacterium genome. Proteins encoded here:
- a CDS encoding transposase is translated as MSRIARAVASGFPHHVVQRGNNREKVFLNDEDKEKYLSLLKKYSDKWDTPILAYCLMSNHVHLLTKPTKNESLYKMMQGITLCYTQYINRTYK